A single region of the Mesotoga sp. Brook.08.105.5.1 genome encodes:
- a CDS encoding ABC transporter substrate-binding protein yields the protein MKRVTMVVILMIFALTGMGAVTLTFWHSMSDYQKPIIDKLVSDFNKAHKDITVRAIFQGSYDETVTKLKAALLAGKGPDVAQVNIEHIQIFSKDHSLQDLTDLLAGDPTLDPDDFVQSFWQTIVRDEKPYALPFNISALMLFYNKDHFRAAGLDPDRPPQNWEELEEYARRLTIRKSLDSRPSQYGLLWGVDTMFYQFEPLVWQNGGEIFNEDMTECVINSPEGVEALETWRRWFVEGLSPVDLTIDEGIQSFTMGRISMGPMTSGGIRYALENIPWSLGVAPLPEGKQKTTTLGGGSLAIMAGLSEEKLQAAWTFIKWMVSEKNTLFWYEGTGYMPVLKSAMSSLEIQLIWQRFPQLKAPIDSIEFARPRPVHTNIIEIRNILYDAVEQVRKGVSEPKSAFDSAVTKVNALLE from the coding sequence ATGAAAAGAGTGACCATGGTAGTTATCTTGATGATCTTTGCACTAACGGGAATGGGAGCTGTCACGCTCACATTCTGGCACTCGATGTCTGATTATCAGAAGCCGATTATCGACAAACTCGTATCTGATTTCAACAAGGCACACAAGGACATCACTGTAAGGGCAATCTTTCAAGGCTCGTACGATGAGACCGTTACGAAACTAAAGGCGGCTTTGCTGGCAGGAAAAGGGCCGGATGTAGCGCAGGTGAACATCGAGCACATCCAGATATTTTCAAAAGACCATTCTCTCCAGGATCTCACAGATCTTCTGGCCGGCGATCCTACGCTTGACCCCGATGACTTTGTCCAGAGCTTCTGGCAGACAATAGTTCGTGACGAAAAGCCATATGCGCTTCCTTTCAACATCAGTGCGCTTATGCTTTTTTACAACAAGGATCATTTCAGAGCAGCGGGACTTGATCCAGACAGACCTCCTCAGAACTGGGAGGAACTCGAGGAATACGCCAGAAGACTCACAATAAGAAAATCTCTGGATTCCAGACCCTCTCAGTATGGTCTCTTATGGGGTGTAGACACCATGTTCTATCAGTTTGAACCTCTTGTCTGGCAGAACGGAGGAGAGATTTTCAATGAAGATATGACCGAGTGTGTAATCAACTCTCCTGAGGGAGTCGAGGCTCTGGAAACGTGGAGGCGTTGGTTCGTCGAGGGTTTGTCTCCGGTGGACTTGACCATCGATGAAGGAATACAGTCCTTCACAATGGGGAGAATCTCGATGGGCCCCATGACGAGCGGAGGAATTCGGTACGCTCTCGAGAACATACCCTGGAGTCTGGGAGTAGCCCCTCTTCCTGAAGGTAAGCAGAAAACCACAACGCTTGGAGGAGGTTCTCTTGCCATAATGGCCGGACTCTCAGAAGAGAAGCTTCAGGCCGCCTGGACCTTCATCAAATGGATGGTTTCAGAGAAGAACACATTGTTCTGGTATGAGGGAACGGGATACATGCCGGTTCTGAAGTCTGCAATGAGTTCTCTTGAGATACAGCTTATCTGGCAGCGCTTCCCGCAGTTGAAGGCTCCAATAGACTCGATAGAGTTTGCCAGACCCAGACCGGTTCACACAAATATTATTGAGATCAGGAATATTCTTTACGACGCTGTTGAGCAGGTAAGAAAAGGTGTTTCAGAGCCAAAATCGGCTTTCGATAGTGCTGTTACGAAAGTCAACGCGTTGCTTGAGTGA
- a CDS encoding BamA/TamA family outer membrane protein has product MKRILLSVIFIFFSLTVFANKIVEIEVTGVDKTLPQVVINISGLKIGEDLDIERVYRAKRNLEECGLFTDVYFQLRDSNGDYKLVITVQESSTIYPYFGEYMSMGLGERNLLGTGVNLYGGVRFLRLTDKKILGFLPQPEFFWGGLRFGASTLSVFGTGINPFIEVTLFKDVPWQADTILSLSSVDLGATYPIGDYVAGLSYTFESATFEATDSNDYSVSILTGAFAFGDEDNYQEKRGNLYGQTNLSFGFGEGICYLQQKASVNYWYRIIGRIYIESETRAGVTYFGDAPVTRSFYLGGSTDLKGWNPNAFNPRFYALEILQAGVPLTESFGIAPSDDMSVFIPKLYLMAAAGDNATLGLSIGIGFEWRTPLGVGVEPQVFFGGDGFKFYFELR; this is encoded by the coding sequence ATGAAGCGAATACTTCTGTCGGTAATATTCATTTTCTTTTCTCTAACGGTTTTTGCCAACAAAATCGTTGAAATTGAAGTAACAGGTGTTGATAAGACACTTCCACAAGTGGTAATCAATATTTCCGGGCTCAAGATCGGTGAAGATTTGGATATCGAGAGAGTCTACAGGGCAAAGAGAAATCTGGAAGAATGCGGTCTCTTTACAGACGTATATTTTCAGCTTAGAGACTCAAATGGCGACTATAAGCTGGTGATTACGGTTCAGGAGAGTTCGACAATCTATCCCTATTTCGGCGAGTACATGTCGATGGGTTTGGGGGAGAGAAATCTCCTCGGTACCGGTGTTAATCTCTATGGTGGGGTTCGGTTTCTCAGATTGACCGACAAGAAAATCCTCGGTTTCCTTCCCCAACCCGAGTTCTTCTGGGGGGGATTGAGATTTGGCGCAAGCACCCTTAGCGTCTTTGGAACAGGAATCAATCCCTTCATTGAAGTGACTCTGTTTAAAGATGTTCCGTGGCAGGCAGATACTATTCTTTCTCTTAGTTCTGTAGATCTGGGTGCGACATATCCCATTGGAGACTACGTTGCTGGACTCTCTTACACCTTTGAAAGTGCAACATTTGAGGCTACGGATTCAAACGACTACTCTGTATCAATACTAACAGGAGCCTTTGCCTTTGGGGATGAAGACAATTATCAGGAGAAGAGAGGTAATCTCTACGGGCAGACAAATCTTTCCTTTGGATTTGGGGAAGGAATATGCTATCTCCAGCAGAAGGCGTCTGTAAATTACTGGTACAGGATCATTGGAAGAATTTATATCGAGAGTGAGACAAGAGCAGGTGTGACTTATTTCGGAGATGCGCCGGTCACCAGGAGCTTCTACCTGGGAGGAAGCACCGATCTCAAGGGCTGGAACCCCAATGCATTTAATCCTAGATTCTATGCGCTGGAGATACTTCAGGCAGGAGTCCCTCTCACTGAGAGCTTCGGCATTGCTCCTTCCGATGATATGAGCGTCTTCATTCCCAAGCTCTACTTGATGGCGGCCGCGGGTGACAACGCCACTCTCGGTCTGTCGATAGGAATAGGTTTCGAGTGGAGAACACCACTGGGAGTTGGAGTGGAGCCTCAAGTATTCTTCGGAGGAGACGGTTTCAAATTCTACTTCGAACTCAGGTAA
- a CDS encoding anaerobic ribonucleoside-triphosphate reductase activating protein yields the protein MNFAGMERVSLVDYPGKVALTLFTSSCNFDCAYCHNPELKKSVEEKVGESEVFKYLDRRAALIDAVVITGGEPTLRADDLIPFVERLKAQFPTVLVKLDTNGWNSDILREFLNVIDYVAVDLKSLNYEPFSTVNLKQIQKSIELAKTFSTHEIRITMFPPYVPEKDFEELARMCSGASLVSVQQYRPVSGFCESPPYPDSVLSEFADSLSEYVKNVFVRK from the coding sequence ATGAATTTCGCAGGAATGGAGAGGGTCAGTCTAGTGGACTATCCGGGCAAAGTAGCCCTGACACTGTTTACCTCAAGCTGTAATTTCGACTGTGCTTATTGCCACAATCCTGAACTGAAGAAATCGGTAGAGGAGAAAGTTGGTGAATCAGAGGTCTTCAAGTACCTTGACAGAAGAGCGGCTCTCATTGATGCGGTTGTTATTACCGGGGGGGAGCCTACACTCAGGGCAGATGATCTGATTCCATTTGTCGAAAGACTGAAGGCCCAATTTCCGACTGTGTTGGTTAAGCTCGATACCAATGGCTGGAATTCAGACATTCTCAGGGAGTTCCTGAATGTCATCGACTATGTCGCAGTTGATCTCAAGTCTCTGAACTATGAGCCTTTTTCTACTGTAAATCTGAAGCAAATCCAGAAGAGTATTGAATTGGCAAAGACTTTCTCCACTCATGAGATAAGGATCACAATGTTTCCACCTTACGTTCCTGAAAAGGATTTCGAAGAGCTCGCGAGAATGTGCAGCGGGGCGTCGTTGGTTTCAGTTCAGCAGTATAGACCGGTATCCGGGTTTTGCGAATCGCCACCTTATCCGGATTCAGTGTTAAGCGAATTCGCCGACTCGCTCTCTGAATATGTGAAAAACGTTTTCGTTAGGAAGTAA